Proteins from a genomic interval of Rosa chinensis cultivar Old Blush chromosome 2, RchiOBHm-V2, whole genome shotgun sequence:
- the LOC112186201 gene encoding LOW QUALITY PROTEIN: diacylglycerol kinase 5-like (The sequence of the model RefSeq protein was modified relative to this genomic sequence to represent the inferred CDS: inserted 1 base in 1 codon; deleted 2 bases in 1 codon), with the protein MANSSSRSDFLKSFKIPKYVLESESKRDGKIXDEPECPVLVFINSKSGGQLGGNLLVTYRQLLNDWQVFDVGEEAPDKVLRRIYVNLETLKRWDKFATKIQEKLRIIVAGGDGTAGWLLGVVSDLKLAHPPPIATVPLGTGNNLPFAFGWGKKNPGTDQHAVESFLRQVKGAKEMKIDSWHLLMRMKIPKGGPLDPIAPLELPHSLHAFGRVSDTNELNMEGFHTFRGGFWNYFSMGMDAEVSYAFHSERKLHPEKFKNQLVNQSTYAKLGCTQGWFSPSLSQNSARNIAQFAKVMIIKNHGDQWEELLLPHSIKSIVCLNLPSFSGGFNPWGTPRRRKHNAFTPPYVDDGHLEVVGFTSAWHGLVLLAPNGHGTRLAQAHRIKFLFHKGAIDQTYMRIDGEPWRQPLPSDDDTVMVEISHLGQVNILATNGCRSKSMHNPSTPTAQEEEGVDSDEETLEAEFRKFGAADTFKLPDEIDISHLS; encoded by the exons ATGGCCAACTCCAGCTCTCGGTCTGATTTCTTGAAGAGTTTCAAGATTCCCAAGTATGTACTTGAATCCGAATCAAAGCGCGATGGGAAGA GTGATGAGCCCGAGTGTCCAGTTTTGGTGTTTATCAACTCCAAAAGTGGTGGTCAGCTCGGTGGCAATCTTCTTGTGACGTACCGTCAGCTCCTCAATGACTGGCAG GTTTTTGATGTGGGGGAAGAGGCTCCGGATAAGGTGCTGCGCCGAATTTATGTCAATCTAGAAACGCTCAAGCGC TGGGATAAATTTGCTACCAAGATTCAAGAGAAACTGAGGATAATT GTTGCAGGTGGTGATGGAACTGCTGGATGGCTTCTTGGAGTTGTTTCTGATCTGAAATTAGCTCATCCGCCACCGATAGCAACAGTACCCTTAGGAACTGGAAACAATCTTCCATTTGCATTTGGCTGG GGGAAGAAGAATCCTGGAACAGATCAACATGCTGTGGAGTCCTTTTTGCGTCAAGTAAAGGGAGCCAAGGAAATGAAGATAGACAG CTGGCACCTTCTCATGAGGATGAAGATTCCAAAAGGAGGTCCATTGGATCCCATTGCGCCTCTTGAGCTTCCCCATTCTTTGCATGCCTTTGGCCGTGTCTCTGACACAAACGAGCTGAACATG GAGGGCTTCCATACATTTCGTGGGGGATTTTGGAATTACTTCAGTATGG GAATGGATGCTGAAGTATCATATGCGTTTCATTCAGAGCGGAAGTTGCATCCTGAAAAGTTTAAAAATCAGTTAGTTAATCAG TCTACTTATGCAAAGCTTGGGTGTACACAAGGCTGGTTTTCTCCTTCCCTTTCTCAGAATTCTGCCCG GAATATAGCTCAATTTGCAAAGGTGATGATTATAAAAAACCATGGGGATCAATGGGAAGAGCTCCTCCTTCCTCACAG CATCAAGTCGATAGTCTGCCTCAATTTGCCTAGCTTTTCTGGTGGATTTAATCCTTGGGGAACACCACGTAGACGGAAGCATAAT GCATTCACCCCTCCATATGTAGATGATGGCCATTTAGAGGTTGTAGGTTTTACTTCTGCTTGGCATGGACTTGTATTGCTTGCGCCAAATGGACATGGGACTCGTCTTGCTCAG GCCCACCGAATCAAATTTCTGTTTCACAAAGGTGCAATTGATCAGACGTACATGAGAATTGATGGGGAACCCTGGAGGCAACCCCTTCCATCTGATGATGACACTGTGATGGTGGAAATCTCTCACCTTGGCCAGGTCAACATTCTCGCTACCAATGGCTGCAGGTCTAAAAGTATGCACAATCCCTCAACACCTACAGCTCAGGAAGAGGAAGGAGTTGACTCAGACGAAGAAACTCTTGAAGCAGAGTTCAGGAAGTTTGGTGCAGCAGACACATTCAAGCTTCCGGACGAAATTGATATTTCTCATCTTAGTTAA
- the LOC112186202 gene encoding protein THYLAKOID FORMATION1, chloroplastic codes for MAAVTSLSFSALTQSSFPSARNLVSNSDGLRFRTSFSLHYGGFRSSNSSPRLVVHCMSSTSDLATVADTKLNFLKAYKRPIPSVYNTVLQELIVQQHLMRYKRTYRYDPVFALGFVTVYDQLMDGYPSDEDRDAIFRAYINALKEDPEQYRADAKKLEEWARAQTSSSLIEFPSKEGEVEGILKDIAERAGGKGSFSYSRFFAVGLFRLLELANATEPTVLEKLCAALNIEKRSVDRDLDVYRNLLSKLVQAKELLKEYVAREKKKREERAGAQKANEAIATCLGEPQYMGL; via the exons ATGGCCGCCgtcacttctctctctttctctgctcTAACTCAGTCGTCTTTCCCGTCGGCtagaaatttggtttcgaaCTCCGATGGTCTGCGATTCCGTACCAGCTTCTCGCTGCATTATGGTGGCTTCCGGTCATCCAATTCCAGCCCTCGTTTGGTTGTTCATTGCATGTCTTCGACTTCAG ATTTGGCAACTGTAGCTGATACGAAGTTGAATTTTCTAAAGGCGTATAAGCGGCCGATCCCGAGTGTGTACAACACTGTGTTGCAGGAGCTGATTGTGCAGCAACATTTGATGAGGTACAAGAGGACCTACCGTTACGACCCTGTGTTTGCTCTTGGCTTTGTTACTGTATATGATCAGCTCATGGATGGGTACCCTAGCGATGAGGATAGAGATGCAATCTTCAGAGCTTACATAAATGCACTAAAGGAGGACCCGGAGCAATACAG AGCTGATGCAAAAAAGTTGGAAGAGTGGGCTCGGGCTCAGACTTCCAGTTCGTTGATTGAATTTCCGTCCAAAGAAGGAGAAGTTGAGGGGATATTGAAGGACATTGCAGAAAGAGCAGGTGGCAAAGGAAGTTTTAGCTATAGCCGCTTCTTTGCGGTTGGGCTCTTTCGTCTTCTTGAGTTGGCAAATGCAACTGAACCAACAGTATTGGAAAAG TTGTGTGCAGCCTTAAACATTGAGAAAAGAAGTGTGGACCGGGACCTTGATGTATACCGCAATCTACTTTCTAAGCTGGTTCAGGCAAAAGAACTACTAAAGGAATATGTGGCCAG ggagaagaagaaaagggaagaaaGGGCAGGAGCACAGAAGGCTAATGAAGCCATTGCAACGTGTTTGGGGGAGCCCCAATATATGGGCCTGTAG
- the LOC112185056 gene encoding putative G-type lectin S-receptor-like serine/threonine-protein kinase At1g61610 isoform X2: protein MEWLFPYLVLLPSLIFSFCTSQDNLVPGKSISANQTLISSNGTFALGFFRPENSTKYFLGIWYDKLPKLTVVWVANRESPLDSPGVFTLRTDGNLVVLLDVEASAPVWSTNLVLDAAKNGTTGLLTDTGNFVLRSGEETLWESFDHPSDTILPGMKISLNKLTGQQSCLTSWATLDDPRPGKFTLCIDPKGLQAYIWEDNSIQKWRIAMYIGRDSRSVFGNPGQIELLLWISKTWYQLWKAPADNCDFYDRCGPYGACRKNESLSSPCKCLTGFKAKFSNQWDMQDWSSGCVREKALTCSNAMEGYFSKLEGVKLPDHSVIFEDRSKDECNSECHQSCSCTAYAYVNATEGSNTGTCMQWFSDLIDLVENYDIITTHDIFIRVHDSKLGNKGLFHSSSKRSIVIAIVSAAAGLLIITFGCFLWKNLGKEGRIAGRMSEIIRNVGAGGGKNDTEIPLFGLGSILAATNNFSEANKLGEGGFGPVYKGILPENQEVAVKRLSKKSRQGHHEFMNELKLIAKLQHTNLVRLLGCCMEQEEMILIYEYMPNRSLDKFLFDSSEKTNLDWVTRFRIIEGVAQGVLYIHKYSRLKIIHRDLKASNVLLDAKMNPKVSDFGMARIF, encoded by the exons ATGGAGTGGCTCTTCCCTTACCTTGTTCTGCTTCCCTCTCTGATCTTTTCATTCTGTACCAGCCAAGACAACTTAGTACCGGGGAAATCTATCAGTGCAAACCAGACCTTGATTTCTTCCAATGGGACCTTTGCCTTAGGCTTCTTCAGACCTGAAAATTCAACTAAATACTTCCTTGGTATATGGTACGACAAACTCCCAAAGTTGACAGTAGTTTGGGTTGCTAACAGAGAATCCCCGCTTGATTCTCCGGGTGTTTTTACACTTCGTACTGATGGAAATCTTGTGGTGTTGTTAGACGTCGAAGCGAGCGCTCCAGTCTGGTCAACTAATTTAGTATTGGATGCTGCAAAGAATGGCACAACTGGTTTACTAACGGATACTGGAAACTTTGTTCTGAGATCTGGGGAAGAAACTTTGTGGGAGAGCTTCGATCATCCCTCTGATACAATTCTGCCTGGCATGAAGATTAGCTTGAACAAACTGACTGGCCAACAAAGCTGCCTCACATCCTGGGCAACGCTTGATGATCCACGACCAGGAAAGTTCACCTTATGCATTGATCCTAAAGGGCTGCAGGCTTATATCTGGGAGGACAATAGTATTCAAAAATGGAGAATTGCTATGTACATTGGCAGAGACTCAAGAAGTGTCTTTGGAAATCCAG GGCAGATTGAGCTGCTGCTGTGGATCAGTAAAACTTGGTATCAACTGTGGAAGGCACCTGCTGATAACTGTGATTTTTATGATCGTTGCGGTCCATATGGTGCCTGTCGTAAAAATGAAAGCCTCTCATCACCGTGCAAGTGCTTGACAGGTTTTAAAGCCAAATTTTCAAACCAATGGGATATGCAGGATTGGTCCAGTGGCTGCGTTAGGGAAAAAGCATTGACATGTAGTAACGCAATGGAAGGGTACTTCTCAAAGTTAGAAGGGGTGAAACTACCAGATCATTCTGTTATTTTTGAGGATAGGAGTAAGGATGAGTGCAACTCCGAATGTCATCAGAGTTGTTCTTGCACGGCTTATGCTTATGTAAATGCGACGGAAGGAAGTAATACTGGGACGTGTATGCAATGGTTTAGTGACTTAATCGATCTAGTAGAGAATTATGATATTATTACTACACATGATATTTTCATTCGCGTTCATGACTCCAAACTAG GAAACAAGGGTCTCTTTCATAGTTCCTCGAAGAGGTCCATAGTAATTGCAATAGTCTCAGCTGCAGCTGGATTGCTTATAATAACTTTTGGTTGTTTCTTGTGGAAGAATTTGGGAAAGGAAG GGAGGATAGCAGGAAGAATGAGTGAGATTATAAGAAATGTTGGTGCAGGAGGTGGGAAAAATGATACAGAAATACCACTCTTCGGTTTAGGTAGTATATTAGCTGCTACAAACAACTTCTCTGAAGCAAATAAGCTTGGAGAGGGAGGATTTGGCCCTGTTTATAAG GGAATTTTGCCAGAAAATCAAGAAGTGGCTGTAAAGAGGCTATCAAAGAAGTCTCGGCAAGGACATCATGAGTTCATGAATGAGTTGAAGCTTATAGCCAAACTCCAGCATACAAATCTTGTTAGGCTCTTGGGTTGCTGTATGGAACAAGAGGAAATGATATTGATCTATGAGTACATGCCTAATCGAAGTTTGGACAAGTTTTTGTTTG ACTCATCTGAGAAGACAAACTTGGACTGGGTTACACGCTTTCGAATCATAGAGGGTGTTGCTCAAGGGGTACTTTATATCCACAAATACTCTAGATTGAAAATTATTCACAGGGATCTAAAAGCAAGTAATGTGTTGTTGGATGCAAAGATGAACCCCAAAGTTTCAGACTTTGGAATGGCAAGAATTTTTTAG
- the LOC112185056 gene encoding G-type lectin S-receptor-like serine/threonine-protein kinase RKS1 isoform X1, which translates to MEWLFPYLVLLPSLIFSFCTSQDNLVPGKSISANQTLISSNGTFALGFFRPENSTKYFLGIWYDKLPKLTVVWVANRESPLDSPGVFTLRTDGNLVVLLDVEASAPVWSTNLVLDAAKNGTTGLLTDTGNFVLRSGEETLWESFDHPSDTILPGMKISLNKLTGQQSCLTSWATLDDPRPGKFTLCIDPKGLQAYIWEDNSIQKWRIAMYIGRDSRSVFGNPGGSAFSLSYNFDVDKAYLTYSVSNSSLKMRVLLNPSGQIELLLWISKTWYQLWKAPADNCDFYDRCGPYGACRKNESLSSPCKCLTGFKAKFSNQWDMQDWSSGCVREKALTCSNAMEGYFSKLEGVKLPDHSVIFEDRSKDECNSECHQSCSCTAYAYVNATEGSNTGTCMQWFSDLIDLVENYDIITTHDIFIRVHDSKLGNKGLFHSSSKRSIVIAIVSAAAGLLIITFGCFLWKNLGKEGRIAGRMSEIIRNVGAGGGKNDTEIPLFGLGSILAATNNFSEANKLGEGGFGPVYKGILPENQEVAVKRLSKKSRQGHHEFMNELKLIAKLQHTNLVRLLGCCMEQEEMILIYEYMPNRSLDKFLFDSSEKTNLDWVTRFRIIEGVAQGVLYIHKYSRLKIIHRDLKASNVLLDAKMNPKVSDFGMARIF; encoded by the exons ATGGAGTGGCTCTTCCCTTACCTTGTTCTGCTTCCCTCTCTGATCTTTTCATTCTGTACCAGCCAAGACAACTTAGTACCGGGGAAATCTATCAGTGCAAACCAGACCTTGATTTCTTCCAATGGGACCTTTGCCTTAGGCTTCTTCAGACCTGAAAATTCAACTAAATACTTCCTTGGTATATGGTACGACAAACTCCCAAAGTTGACAGTAGTTTGGGTTGCTAACAGAGAATCCCCGCTTGATTCTCCGGGTGTTTTTACACTTCGTACTGATGGAAATCTTGTGGTGTTGTTAGACGTCGAAGCGAGCGCTCCAGTCTGGTCAACTAATTTAGTATTGGATGCTGCAAAGAATGGCACAACTGGTTTACTAACGGATACTGGAAACTTTGTTCTGAGATCTGGGGAAGAAACTTTGTGGGAGAGCTTCGATCATCCCTCTGATACAATTCTGCCTGGCATGAAGATTAGCTTGAACAAACTGACTGGCCAACAAAGCTGCCTCACATCCTGGGCAACGCTTGATGATCCACGACCAGGAAAGTTCACCTTATGCATTGATCCTAAAGGGCTGCAGGCTTATATCTGGGAGGACAATAGTATTCAAAAATGGAGAATTGCTATGTACATTGGCAGAGACTCAAGAAGTGTCTTTGGAAATCCAGGTGGATCAGCCTTTTCCCTATCATACAACTTCGATGTTGATAAGGCTTATCTTACTTACAGTGTCTCGAATAGCTCACTGAAAATGAGGGTCTTGTTGAATCCTTCAGGGCAGATTGAGCTGCTGCTGTGGATCAGTAAAACTTGGTATCAACTGTGGAAGGCACCTGCTGATAACTGTGATTTTTATGATCGTTGCGGTCCATATGGTGCCTGTCGTAAAAATGAAAGCCTCTCATCACCGTGCAAGTGCTTGACAGGTTTTAAAGCCAAATTTTCAAACCAATGGGATATGCAGGATTGGTCCAGTGGCTGCGTTAGGGAAAAAGCATTGACATGTAGTAACGCAATGGAAGGGTACTTCTCAAAGTTAGAAGGGGTGAAACTACCAGATCATTCTGTTATTTTTGAGGATAGGAGTAAGGATGAGTGCAACTCCGAATGTCATCAGAGTTGTTCTTGCACGGCTTATGCTTATGTAAATGCGACGGAAGGAAGTAATACTGGGACGTGTATGCAATGGTTTAGTGACTTAATCGATCTAGTAGAGAATTATGATATTATTACTACACATGATATTTTCATTCGCGTTCATGACTCCAAACTAG GAAACAAGGGTCTCTTTCATAGTTCCTCGAAGAGGTCCATAGTAATTGCAATAGTCTCAGCTGCAGCTGGATTGCTTATAATAACTTTTGGTTGTTTCTTGTGGAAGAATTTGGGAAAGGAAG GGAGGATAGCAGGAAGAATGAGTGAGATTATAAGAAATGTTGGTGCAGGAGGTGGGAAAAATGATACAGAAATACCACTCTTCGGTTTAGGTAGTATATTAGCTGCTACAAACAACTTCTCTGAAGCAAATAAGCTTGGAGAGGGAGGATTTGGCCCTGTTTATAAG GGAATTTTGCCAGAAAATCAAGAAGTGGCTGTAAAGAGGCTATCAAAGAAGTCTCGGCAAGGACATCATGAGTTCATGAATGAGTTGAAGCTTATAGCCAAACTCCAGCATACAAATCTTGTTAGGCTCTTGGGTTGCTGTATGGAACAAGAGGAAATGATATTGATCTATGAGTACATGCCTAATCGAAGTTTGGACAAGTTTTTGTTTG ACTCATCTGAGAAGACAAACTTGGACTGGGTTACACGCTTTCGAATCATAGAGGGTGTTGCTCAAGGGGTACTTTATATCCACAAATACTCTAGATTGAAAATTATTCACAGGGATCTAAAAGCAAGTAATGTGTTGTTGGATGCAAAGATGAACCCCAAAGTTTCAGACTTTGGAATGGCAAGAATTTTTTAG
- the LOC112183366 gene encoding uncharacterized protein LOC112183366, with amino-acid sequence MSTASRTSKAIVAASVGVVEALKDQGICRWNSPTLRSVHQQAKNHFRSSSQANKNKLSSSSTSALSRVRDEKLKKSEESLRTVIYLSCWGPN; translated from the coding sequence ATGAGTACTGCTTCAAGAACAAGCAAGGCTATTGTGGCAGCAAGTGTTGGAGTTGTGGAGGCATTGAAGGACCAAGGGATTTGCAGGTGGAACTCACCCACCCTAAGATCCGTCCATCAACAGGCCAAGAACCATTTCAGGTCTTCTTCTCAGGCGAACAAGAAcaagctttcttcttcttcaacctcagcTTTGAGCAGAGTCAGAGACGAGAAGCTGAAGAAGTCGGAGGAGTCTTTGAGGACGGTCATATACTTGAGCTGCTGGGGTCCCAACTAA